From Dendropsophus ebraccatus isolate aDenEbr1 chromosome 2, aDenEbr1.pat, whole genome shotgun sequence, a single genomic window includes:
- the LOC138783512 gene encoding chemokine XC receptor 1-like has product MEETSTPEVTSPEYDTEYVTACNKQDVYAFVALFTTILNSFFFIFGIIGNLLVIWILVMHEHMVSLTNVFIFNLSISDLILTACLPFFVVYHRQGWVFGSVACKVFNVLFSLGFYSGIIFLTCLTYYRYVAVVDPLSVLKTKRHLNGMLLTVLSWAVSIFACIPVMIFQVHTTSAKCEYSQIYPVLISHYQQNISFFIAFCVIVYCYFRIIRTLNSSRSQINHKPVKLILVIVALYLVSWAPYNIVILLQSFQHQQSFTSCGLTKNLEYAKYITEKIAFSHCCLNPILYAFIGIKFRRHLKNILKCNQHSKRKQQNGTRSISQDQYYNEVGSVF; this is encoded by the coding sequence ATGGAAGAAACTTCTACTCCTGAAGTAACCTCGCCAGAGTATGATACAGAATACGTCACAGCTTGTAACAAACAGGATGTATATGCATTTGTTGCTTTGTTCACAACCATTTtaaattctttcttttttatatttggaATCATTGGAAATTTACTTGTAATATGGATCCTCGTCATGCATGAACACATGGTGTCTCTTACAAATGTTTTCATATTTAATTTATCAATTTCAGACCTTATTTTAACTGCCTGTCTACCATTTTTTGTTGTGTATCACAGACAAGGATGGGTTTTTGGATCTGTGGCTTGCAAAGTGTTCAATGTACTTTTTTCTCTGGGATTCTACAGTGGAATAATTTTTTTAACATGCCTCACTTATTATCGTTATGTGGCTGTAGTGGATCCATTATCAGTTCTGAAAACCAAAAGACACTTAAATGGAATGCTTTTAACTGTGCTTTCATGGGCAGTTAGTATTTTTGCTTGTATTCCTGTTATGATTTTCCAAGTTCACACAACATCGGCTAAATGTGAATATAGCCAAATATACCCAGTGCTGATAAGTCACTATCAAcaaaatatttcattttttattgccTTTTGTGTCATTGTATACTGTTATTTCAGAATTATCAGGACATTGAACAGTTCTCGATCACAAATTAATCATAAACCAGTTAAACTAATTCTTGTTATTGTTGCACTATATTTGGTCAGCTGGGCACCTTACAATATTGTAATATTATTACAGTCATTTCAACATCAACAATCTTTTACGAGTTGTGGACTGACAAAAAACCTTGAATATGCAAAATATATTACTGAGAAAATAGCATTTTCTCATTGTTGCCTCAATCCCATTTTGTATGCATTTATTGGAATCAAATTCAGAAGACATTTAAAGAACATTCTAAAATGTAACCAGCACAGCAAACGTAAACAGCAGAATGGGACTAGAAGTATTTCACAAGATCAATATTATAATGAGGTGGGCTCAGTTTTCTAA